The Kiritimatiellia bacterium genome has a window encoding:
- a CDS encoding AMP-binding protein: protein MAKSNPLRIGHQPGRTPLNNVISYIERHRAAFPDRPALRWVEAADRAAWDGRPSARLPHRDISFGRFAEGIDRVAAGLRELGLRRGDRAIIFLPMGVLMYTALFAVQRLGAIAVFLDSWARRHQLGASAACVQPKAMISHRSAFDLVAGLPEFGGLDIRIVAGPGADAPFTARLEDLVQRAGCVPVEPVEPEDTALVTFTTGSSGVPKGANRTHRFLCAQHEALASLLPYEPADADLPAFPIFSLNNLACGVTTVIPALDLAAPGPRDAAALAAQLLHEGVTCATLSPSMLVGAARFCAESGIELDGLRRVVTGGAPISRDNVRDCLRIAPRAACWVLYGSTEVEPMAHIEAREMLALPANPDPEIVEEGVNVGRISPELEYKFIRIRHGPIDLKEEGWAALEVPAGEVGEFIVTGDHVCRDYFNNEEAFRRAKIVDGGGRVWHRTGDLARLDAAGHLWVVGRIHNVIERGGRLCFPVRAEMLLQRLPFVKQAAFLGLPDPALGERTAAVAALDPAKSGETGARAEILRLFAKNGIPVDDVFFVESIPMDPRHHSKVEYDMLRKQLEGGAPATPESRNGLAGARPSSK from the coding sequence ATGGCCAAATCAAATCCCCTTCGCATCGGCCATCAGCCCGGCCGGACGCCGTTGAACAACGTGATCAGCTACATCGAGCGGCATCGCGCGGCGTTCCCGGACCGGCCGGCGCTGCGCTGGGTGGAGGCGGCGGATCGCGCGGCGTGGGACGGCCGCCCGTCTGCGCGCCTGCCGCATAGGGACATCTCCTTCGGCCGGTTCGCGGAGGGTATCGATCGCGTCGCGGCCGGGCTTCGGGAGCTTGGGCTTCGGCGCGGCGACCGGGCGATCATCTTCCTGCCGATGGGCGTGCTTATGTATACCGCCCTGTTCGCCGTGCAGCGGCTCGGGGCCATCGCGGTTTTCCTCGACTCCTGGGCGCGCCGCCATCAACTCGGCGCGAGCGCGGCCTGCGTGCAACCGAAAGCCATGATCAGCCACCGCTCGGCGTTCGACCTGGTCGCCGGCCTGCCGGAATTCGGCGGGCTCGATATCCGGATCGTCGCGGGGCCGGGTGCCGACGCCCCGTTCACGGCGCGGCTGGAGGACCTCGTGCAGCGCGCGGGATGCGTCCCCGTGGAGCCCGTGGAGCCGGAGGACACCGCCCTCGTCACGTTCACCACCGGCAGCTCGGGCGTGCCCAAGGGCGCGAACCGCACGCACCGGTTCCTCTGCGCGCAGCACGAGGCGCTGGCCTCGCTCCTGCCCTACGAGCCGGCGGACGCGGACTTGCCGGCCTTTCCGATCTTCTCGCTCAACAACCTGGCCTGCGGCGTGACCACGGTCATTCCGGCGCTGGATCTCGCCGCGCCCGGCCCGCGCGATGCCGCGGCGCTCGCGGCCCAGCTCCTGCACGAAGGCGTAACCTGCGCCACGCTGTCGCCCTCGATGCTGGTCGGCGCGGCGCGGTTCTGCGCGGAATCGGGGATCGAGCTCGACGGCCTGCGCCGCGTGGTCACCGGCGGCGCGCCGATCAGCCGGGACAACGTGCGCGACTGCCTGCGCATCGCGCCGCGCGCGGCGTGCTGGGTGCTCTACGGCTCGACCGAGGTCGAGCCCATGGCGCACATCGAGGCCCGCGAAATGCTCGCGCTCCCGGCGAATCCCGATCCCGAGATCGTCGAGGAAGGCGTCAATGTCGGGCGCATCAGCCCGGAACTGGAATACAAGTTCATCCGGATCCGGCACGGCCCGATCGACCTGAAGGAGGAGGGCTGGGCGGCGCTCGAGGTCCCGGCCGGCGAGGTGGGGGAGTTCATCGTCACCGGCGACCACGTCTGCCGCGACTACTTCAACAACGAGGAGGCGTTCCGGCGGGCCAAGATCGTGGACGGGGGCGGCCGGGTATGGCACCGGACCGGCGACCTGGCGCGCCTGGACGCGGCGGGGCATCTCTGGGTCGTCGGGCGCATCCACAACGTCATCGAGCGCGGCGGGCGGCTGTGCTTTCCCGTGCGCGCGGAGATGCTCCTCCAGCGGCTGCCGTTCGTTAAGCAGGCGGCCTTTCTCGGGCTGCCCGATCCGGCGCTCGGCGAGCGCACCGCCGCCGTCGCGGCGCTGGACCCGGCGAAGAGCGGCGAGACTGGCGCGCGCGCGGAGATCCTGCGCCTTTTCGCGAAGAACGGCATCCCGGTGGACGACGTGTTCTTCGTCGAGTCCATCCCCATGGACCCGCGGCATCATTCGAAGGTGGAATACGACATGCTGCGCAAGCAATTGGAGGGCGGAGCTCCCGCGACGCCGGAATCGAGAAACGGTCTCGCAGGAGCTCGACCCTCCAGTAAATGA
- a CDS encoding manganese transporter permease, which yields MTSESPSLFRAWMMFIRERFPPAANAVMALFFSLGNAAVAARLAGIPFPLARWNIAAVVTVLFFFRLRCFDEIKDYATDLELNPTRPLARGLLTLRQVRIMFGVVTAAEFLLVAPLGLPALAAHAAAVAYSYLMYREFFVGAWLRPRLTLYAVTHTAVSILLGWSIAAQVLGPAHGKFPAAGLLFGLVNWMLFNVFEFGRKTFAPAEEKPGADSYSSLFGPWGAVALCMSQVGIALLVLHRLFGGPVPQLALAAVLLAAGLVYAARPTRATARAYRAASGVYLILFYLLVAVQAWPGG from the coding sequence ATGACTTCAGAATCGCCCAGCCTCTTCCGCGCATGGATGATGTTCATCCGCGAGCGCTTCCCGCCGGCGGCGAATGCCGTGATGGCGTTGTTTTTCTCCCTGGGCAACGCGGCGGTGGCCGCGCGACTGGCCGGGATTCCGTTTCCGCTGGCGCGTTGGAACATTGCGGCGGTGGTGACGGTGCTGTTCTTTTTCCGGCTGCGCTGCTTCGACGAGATCAAGGACTACGCGACGGATCTGGAGTTGAACCCGACCCGTCCGCTGGCGCGCGGGCTGCTGACGTTGCGCCAGGTCCGGATCATGTTCGGCGTGGTCACGGCGGCGGAGTTCCTGCTCGTCGCGCCGCTGGGCCTCCCGGCCCTGGCCGCGCACGCGGCGGCGGTCGCGTACAGCTACCTGATGTACCGCGAGTTCTTCGTCGGCGCGTGGCTGCGGCCGCGGCTGACGCTCTACGCGGTCACGCATACCGCGGTCTCGATCCTGCTCGGCTGGTCCATCGCGGCCCAGGTCCTCGGCCCCGCGCATGGGAAGTTCCCGGCGGCCGGGCTGCTCTTTGGGCTCGTAAACTGGATGCTGTTCAACGTGTTCGAGTTCGGGCGCAAGACCTTTGCCCCGGCGGAGGAAAAACCGGGCGCGGACAGCTACTCCTCGCTGTTCGGGCCGTGGGGTGCGGTGGCGCTCTGCATGAGCCAGGTCGGGATCGCGCTGCTGGTGCTGCATCGTTTATTTGGCGGTCCGGTCCCGCAACTCGCGCTGGCGGCGGTGCTGCTGGCGGCGGGCCTTGTCTACGCGGCGCGGCCGACGCGGGCGACGGCGCGCGCCTACCGCGCGGCGTCGGGTGTATACTTGATCCTTTTCTACCTGCTGGTTGCGGTCCAGGCCTGGCCGGGAGGTTGA
- a CDS encoding metallophosphoesterase — protein sequence MSVKSRERVHRVDMTARGISRRRFLKLAGYVGAGSLAAGYPLFIERHLVVTSRRRLVVPRLPDAFAGLRIAHLSDLHFGALVPLSAVRDVVRRANALGADLILCTGDYVHERRSAAQIDAVWPELARLSAPLGVYSVLGNHDHWADSARSQDWLTRTGQDLRHRTAPLERDGQRLWLAGAGDLWEDHRDLDDLLRRVPDSECRIVLAHNPDTADTAFSRPVDLMLSGHTHGGQVRLPFLGAPVLPVRNKNYSSGLCTSPRGVRVFISRGIGWACLPVRFNCLPEIALLELQPAPRPA from the coding sequence TTGAGTGTAAAAAGCCGGGAGCGGGTCCATAGGGTGGACATGACCGCGCGAGGGATCAGCCGCCGCCGTTTTCTGAAACTGGCGGGCTATGTTGGGGCCGGCAGCCTGGCCGCCGGCTACCCGCTGTTCATCGAGCGCCATCTTGTGGTGACCAGCCGGCGGCGGCTGGTCGTCCCGCGCCTGCCGGACGCCTTCGCCGGCCTGCGGATCGCGCACTTGAGCGATCTGCACTTCGGCGCGCTCGTTCCGCTTTCGGCGGTCCGGGACGTCGTCCGGCGCGCCAACGCGCTCGGCGCCGACCTGATTCTCTGCACGGGCGACTACGTTCACGAGAGGCGATCCGCGGCTCAAATCGACGCCGTCTGGCCCGAGCTGGCCCGGCTGTCGGCCCCGCTCGGGGTCTACTCGGTGCTCGGCAACCACGACCACTGGGCGGACAGCGCGCGGTCGCAGGACTGGCTGACCCGGACGGGCCAGGATCTGCGGCACAGAACGGCGCCCCTCGAACGGGACGGGCAGCGGCTGTGGCTGGCGGGCGCCGGCGATCTGTGGGAGGATCACCGGGACCTGGACGACCTGTTGCGCCGCGTGCCGGACTCCGAATGCCGGATCGTCCTCGCCCACAACCCGGACACCGCCGACACGGCCTTCTCGCGCCCGGTGGACCTGATGCTTTCCGGGCACACCCACGGCGGGCAGGTGCGCCTGCCGTTTCTCGGCGCGCCCGTCCTGCCGGTGCGGAACAAGAACTATTCCAGCGGGCTCTGCACCTCTCCGCGCGGCGTCCGCGTCTTCATCTCCCGGGGAATCGGCTGGGCCTGCCTGCCCGTCCGGTTCAACTGCCTCCCGGAAATCGCCCTGCTCGAACTGCAGCCCGCGCCGCGGCCGGCGTGA
- a CDS encoding M48 family metalloprotease, translating to MKTNDEHPPVGRMTRREFMALSSLAAAGALTGCATNPVSGKRQLMFFGKSSELEWDQESAPHQFSADYGAVQDAALNAYVAEVGGAITPHAHRPNRPYNYRCVNASYINAYTFPAGSMATTRGILLNLQNEDELAALLGHEIGHVNYRHTAEAMTKNLMITGLVIVAALAVEASTGEEEYTPWITGLGALGSGLLLAKYSRSNEQEADKVGMDYMVKAGYSPEGMVGLMAMLKKLDGEKPWLVFRMFSSHPWGSDRYDDAVKRAGSKYAHLRGQPLRRERYMDMTASVRRAKNVIEEIQKGDDELSDEKLDAALSHYGNALRAGADDYEALLKMANAKLAQEKPSEALNFARKARAVYPAEPQACHMTGMAHLELRRYGEALEQFNEYANLLPGNPLITYYRGRACDGMGRKADAAEFYQQFLNQVEAGEEAEYARKRLTEWGFLEEA from the coding sequence ATGAAGACCAACGATGAGCATCCCCCTGTCGGCAGAATGACGCGGCGCGAGTTTATGGCGTTGTCGTCCCTGGCCGCGGCGGGGGCGCTGACGGGGTGCGCCACCAATCCGGTGTCCGGCAAGCGGCAGTTGATGTTCTTCGGCAAGAGCAGCGAGCTGGAGTGGGACCAGGAGTCCGCGCCGCACCAGTTCTCGGCCGACTACGGGGCGGTGCAGGACGCCGCCCTGAACGCCTACGTCGCCGAGGTCGGCGGCGCGATCACGCCGCACGCCCACCGGCCGAACCGGCCGTACAACTACCGGTGCGTCAACGCCTCCTACATCAACGCCTACACCTTCCCGGCGGGCAGCATGGCCACGACGCGGGGCATCCTGCTGAACCTCCAGAACGAGGACGAGCTGGCCGCGCTGCTGGGCCACGAGATCGGCCACGTCAACTACCGCCACACGGCGGAGGCCATGACCAAGAACCTGATGATCACCGGCCTGGTGATCGTCGCCGCCCTCGCCGTCGAGGCGAGCACGGGCGAGGAGGAGTACACGCCGTGGATCACGGGCCTGGGCGCGCTCGGGTCCGGCCTGCTGCTGGCGAAGTACAGCCGGTCCAACGAGCAGGAGGCGGACAAGGTGGGCATGGATTACATGGTCAAGGCCGGCTACAGCCCCGAGGGCATGGTCGGGCTGATGGCCATGCTGAAGAAGCTGGACGGCGAGAAGCCGTGGCTCGTGTTCCGCATGTTCTCCAGCCACCCTTGGGGCAGCGACCGGTACGACGACGCCGTCAAGCGCGCCGGCTCGAAATACGCCCATCTGCGCGGGCAGCCGCTCCGCCGGGAGCGGTACATGGACATGACCGCGTCCGTCCGGCGCGCCAAGAACGTGATCGAGGAGATCCAGAAGGGCGACGACGAGCTGTCGGACGAGAAGCTGGACGCCGCGCTGTCCCACTACGGCAACGCCCTGCGGGCCGGCGCCGACGACTACGAGGCGCTGCTGAAGATGGCCAACGCCAAGCTGGCGCAGGAGAAGCCGTCGGAGGCCCTGAACTTCGCGCGCAAGGCGCGGGCTGTGTATCCCGCCGAGCCGCAGGCCTGCCACATGACCGGCATGGCGCACCTGGAGTTGCGGCGCTACGGCGAGGCGCTGGAGCAGTTCAACGAGTATGCGAACCTGCTGCCGGGCAATCCCCTCATCACCTACTACCGGGGCCGCGCCTGCGACGGCATGGGCCGGAAGGCGGACGCCGCCGAGTTCTACCAGCAGTTTCTGAACCAGGTGGAAGCCGGCGAGGAAGCCGAGTATGCGAGGAAAAGACTGACGGAGTGGGGATTTCTGGAGGAGGCATGA
- a CDS encoding DUF3459 domain-containing protein produces the protein MKRAGLAFFLSTMSLFSAGAWEIRYSPVHPSIDQEILIEIRGATQGATLHWGVNAVGMIWEQAIPEYRPPGSVLEGIATRTEMEGPDERGVLRVRLGPFNNTNQLIRALNFAIQWKDGTWSNKDEKNYNIPVSFGRIEASPEEPTINDRVVVRVRRSRPGGLLRWGVNAENQLWRPPLKGYGPAGTFATPDGLAVDTPLGRPDSNGVSSVVLGPFNRAEQVVRTLHMAVHWGDDWDTDAGRNYNVEISLRTGEEAPAVRLISPQDGEVIIDNPLVQLQAERADRAEMWLNGRSIASVGETPFELKIPFRQLKYGRHQLTARAEREGLVGMEEIFFWKLPPHRVENLPQGTPWGPTVNADGTATFTLHAPGKRFVSLVGDFNGWDPYADMMIASPDGTWWLTRPLSNGTHRYQFCIEGRRFLADPYARDVEWKDESGREGHEPWHARAVLEVGRAPFAWAATNYTRPPLDQLVIYEFHIDDLAPGGGFTGVIAKLDYIRGMGFNAIGPMPWMEFTVDRSWGYNPAFHFAPESAYGTPDDLKRLIDEAHRRGMAVIMDAVFNHMDRNSALYQLYGADYDASPYFRMFRGENWGFPDLDQSSRAFKRYVADAIGYWLTEYRVDGIRFDATRFVEWEGYNDWGAGWLAWAGRQADPGSYMIAEHIPSDPDLVNRTEMDTTWHDAFRWVVRYAVEEARLNRAELARLLDPVQLGFTNAAQRIAYTESHDEERVMRDLRRRGYSKDEAARRAVLALAVTLTAPGPAMVYAGQEIGEDTPKTVGSNPLNWQRAEGWFGRRVRRLRDEARALVTLRTTHPALRSPAVKMETQGLPEDVAVYTRGEGGAAVVVAANFGRRDRRVTVTLPGAGPWRDVLLQRPVAPSRGQRITVTLEPGTVGVWATDLVLAAAP, from the coding sequence ATGAAGCGCGCCGGTTTAGCGTTTTTTCTCTCGACGATGAGCCTGTTCTCCGCCGGGGCCTGGGAAATCCGGTACAGCCCGGTCCATCCGTCCATTGACCAGGAGATCCTGATCGAGATCCGCGGCGCGACGCAGGGCGCGACGCTGCATTGGGGCGTGAACGCGGTGGGTATGATCTGGGAGCAGGCCATTCCCGAGTATCGCCCGCCGGGTTCGGTGCTGGAAGGGATCGCGACGCGCACGGAGATGGAGGGCCCGGACGAGCGCGGCGTGCTGCGGGTCCGGCTTGGGCCTTTCAACAACACGAACCAACTCATCCGCGCGCTCAACTTCGCGATCCAGTGGAAGGACGGGACCTGGTCGAACAAGGACGAGAAGAACTACAACATTCCCGTTTCCTTCGGTCGCATCGAGGCCAGTCCGGAGGAGCCCACGATCAACGACCGCGTGGTCGTCCGCGTACGGCGCAGCCGCCCGGGCGGGCTGCTGCGCTGGGGCGTGAACGCGGAGAACCAGTTGTGGAGGCCGCCCCTGAAGGGCTACGGGCCGGCCGGCACGTTCGCCACGCCGGACGGGCTGGCCGTCGATACGCCCCTCGGCCGGCCGGACAGCAACGGGGTGTCCTCCGTCGTGCTCGGGCCGTTCAACCGCGCGGAGCAGGTCGTGCGGACGCTGCACATGGCCGTGCACTGGGGCGACGACTGGGACACGGACGCGGGCCGCAACTACAACGTGGAGATTTCGCTCCGGACCGGCGAGGAGGCCCCCGCGGTCCGCCTGATCTCCCCGCAGGACGGGGAGGTCATCATCGACAATCCCCTGGTCCAGCTCCAGGCCGAGCGCGCGGACCGGGCGGAGATGTGGCTGAACGGACGCTCCATCGCGTCGGTCGGCGAGACGCCGTTCGAGCTCAAGATCCCCTTCCGCCAGCTCAAGTACGGCCGGCACCAGCTCACGGCCCGCGCGGAGCGCGAGGGGCTCGTGGGCATGGAGGAGATCTTCTTCTGGAAGCTGCCGCCGCACCGCGTGGAGAACCTGCCGCAGGGCACGCCGTGGGGGCCGACGGTGAACGCGGACGGCACGGCGACGTTCACCCTGCACGCGCCGGGCAAGCGGTTCGTCTCGCTGGTCGGCGATTTCAACGGCTGGGACCCGTACGCGGACATGATGATCGCCTCGCCGGACGGCACGTGGTGGCTGACGCGGCCGCTCTCGAACGGGACGCACCGCTACCAGTTCTGCATCGAGGGCCGCCGGTTCCTGGCCGACCCCTACGCGCGGGACGTGGAGTGGAAGGACGAGTCGGGGCGCGAGGGGCACGAGCCCTGGCACGCGCGCGCGGTGCTGGAGGTCGGGCGCGCGCCCTTCGCGTGGGCGGCCACGAACTACACGCGGCCTCCGCTGGACCAGCTGGTGATCTACGAGTTTCACATCGACGACCTGGCGCCGGGCGGCGGGTTCACCGGCGTGATCGCGAAGCTCGACTACATCCGCGGCATGGGCTTCAACGCGATCGGGCCGATGCCGTGGATGGAGTTCACGGTGGATCGCAGCTGGGGCTACAACCCGGCGTTCCACTTCGCGCCCGAGTCGGCCTACGGGACGCCCGACGACTTGAAGCGGCTGATCGACGAGGCGCACCGGCGGGGCATGGCCGTGATCATGGACGCGGTCTTCAACCACATGGACCGCAACTCCGCGCTATACCAGTTGTACGGCGCCGACTACGACGCGAGCCCCTATTTCCGGATGTTCCGCGGCGAGAACTGGGGTTTCCCGGACCTGGACCAGTCGTCGCGCGCGTTCAAGCGCTACGTCGCGGACGCGATCGGCTACTGGCTGACCGAGTACCGGGTGGACGGCATTCGCTTCGACGCGACGCGCTTCGTCGAGTGGGAGGGCTACAACGACTGGGGCGCGGGCTGGCTGGCGTGGGCGGGGCGCCAGGCGGACCCGGGCAGCTACATGATCGCCGAGCACATCCCCTCCGATCCCGACCTCGTGAACCGGACGGAAATGGACACGACCTGGCATGACGCCTTTCGCTGGGTGGTCCGCTACGCCGTGGAAGAGGCCCGGCTGAACCGCGCGGAGCTGGCGCGATTGCTGGACCCGGTCCAACTGGGATTCACCAACGCGGCGCAGCGGATCGCCTACACCGAGAGCCACGACGAGGAGCGCGTGATGCGGGACCTGCGGCGCCGGGGCTATTCGAAGGACGAGGCCGCGCGCCGCGCGGTGCTGGCGCTGGCCGTGACGCTGACGGCCCCCGGGCCCGCGATGGTCTACGCGGGGCAGGAGATCGGCGAGGACACGCCGAAGACCGTCGGCTCGAACCCGCTCAACTGGCAGCGCGCGGAAGGCTGGTTCGGCCGGCGCGTGCGGAGGCTGCGGGACGAGGCGCGGGCGCTCGTGACGCTTCGGACCACCCATCCGGCGCTGCGCTCCCCCGCGGTCAAGATGGAGACACAGGGACTCCCGGAGGATGTGGCCGTGTACACCCGCGGCGAGGGCGGGGCCGCCGTGGTGGTGGCCGCGAATTTCGGACGGAGGGATCGCCGTGTGACGGTGACGCTGCCGGGCGCCGGGCCGTGGCGGGATGTCCTGCTGCAGAGGCCCGTGGCCCCGTCCCGCGGCCAGCGGATCACCGTCACGCTGGAGCCCGGGACCGTGGGCGTGTGGGCGACCGACCTGGTCCTGGCCGCGGCGCCGTGA
- a CDS encoding PD40 domain-containing protein: MFLLALGLAALVAASGCIMRMMYADWPSEVAMEPEIVRLAGLNTEHDDYNVGLPPPSMGFDALLVFASNARSQGRTFGIETGRLRVRQDPYSPYEKKDMRRPVIQAERGGRFAFIPESPHNVRGPTGLFNAPRRPRPYPLVYSNLPPAEARRGTNDRTAKIVADFDSGGAGYVMVAEPLSWSEGGRPGDGDAWMFDLDEGGRRDLYFVGKDGKPRPFFGNLPEADDAYATYDFRRDELYFSSNRSGRWQLYRVKNRPRVQDFNQWLGDASRAADIEPAREFESDGNTMAPVVDGDWMFFASDRKGGYGQYDIYASKRGANGWERPVNLQKLMPRGVSLNTKANEFRPCALSLGIALEGNAGHRFDQRILVFSSDRPGGLGGYDLYLTALPEKTKD, encoded by the coding sequence ATGTTCCTTCTGGCGCTTGGGCTGGCCGCCTTGGTGGCGGCGTCCGGCTGCATCATGCGCATGATGTACGCGGATTGGCCGAGCGAAGTGGCGATGGAACCGGAGATCGTGCGCCTGGCTGGGCTGAATACCGAGCATGACGATTACAATGTCGGACTCCCGCCCCCGTCCATGGGCTTCGACGCCCTGCTGGTGTTCGCGAGCAATGCGCGTTCGCAGGGTCGGACGTTCGGTATCGAGACCGGGCGCCTGCGCGTCCGGCAGGATCCGTATTCGCCCTATGAAAAGAAGGACATGAGGCGCCCCGTGATCCAGGCTGAACGCGGCGGGCGGTTCGCTTTCATCCCGGAATCCCCGCACAACGTGCGGGGGCCCACGGGGTTGTTCAACGCCCCCAGGAGGCCGCGGCCCTATCCGCTGGTCTATTCCAATCTTCCTCCCGCGGAGGCCCGGCGAGGCACGAACGACCGGACGGCGAAAATCGTCGCCGATTTCGACAGCGGCGGCGCAGGGTATGTCATGGTGGCCGAACCGTTGTCCTGGAGCGAAGGCGGCCGGCCGGGGGACGGCGATGCCTGGATGTTCGATTTGGACGAGGGCGGTCGCCGGGACCTGTATTTCGTCGGGAAGGATGGAAAGCCGCGGCCCTTCTTCGGGAACCTGCCGGAGGCGGACGACGCCTATGCGACGTATGATTTCCGGCGGGACGAGTTGTACTTCAGCTCGAACCGGTCCGGCCGCTGGCAGCTTTACCGCGTGAAGAACCGGCCTCGCGTCCAGGACTTCAACCAGTGGCTGGGCGACGCCTCGCGGGCCGCCGACATCGAGCCGGCGCGGGAGTTCGAATCCGACGGGAACACGATGGCGCCGGTGGTGGACGGCGACTGGATGTTCTTCGCGTCCGACCGGAAGGGCGGGTATGGGCAATACGATATCTATGCCTCCAAGCGCGGCGCGAACGGCTGGGAGCGGCCGGTCAACCTCCAGAAGCTGATGCCGCGCGGGGTATCGCTCAATACGAAGGCCAATGAGTTCCGGCCGTGCGCGTTGTCCCTTGGAATCGCGCTCGAAGGCAACGCGGGTCATCGTTTCGACCAGCGGATCCTCGTGTTCTCGTCCGACCGCCCCGGCGGGCTGGGCGGCTATGACCTGTACCTGACCGCGTTACCCGAGAAGACGAAGGACTGA